DNA sequence from the Thunnus maccoyii chromosome 7, fThuMac1.1, whole genome shotgun sequence genome:
CTTACTTGTTTTCCAACTCGCAGTccgcgaagacccgccctactctacctctgattggctagtactcgttgccttcgcTGGTTAgattggttagatttaggcatgaCGAGTCAGATTAATTATGGttcagggtcagagccaatcagaggcagagtagggcgggtcttcgcggAATGCGGTGCAAAAAACAACGCTCCACTGActgtataaaaagtaaatatatagtatatttactgtagtatttaatcatttatttatttcttgttcCACTATTTTCCTTATAGACTTTATCTATTTGAGAAActcactttttacttttacaaaaGTAGTTTATACGCAATTACATGttacaaatttatttttgaaacacTTTATCATACagtctttattatttttatcatatttatttatttactacttCACTGGTCTTTCTTAACAGTTTAACACCTTTGTTGTGATAAATggaaaatggggaaaaataGTCCCACATAACACATACagagcatacagtatatactgagctttttttttaaattatttattctGAGGGGCATGGGATGACTTAATTggatcaaaatgtattttaactaCATATTTTACAATGAAAGGTTTACAATTGCTCAATTTACattaatgtatgtaaaaaaaaaaaaaaaaacacagaaaggcCCTTACCATggtacacccacacaggtgttttcacttggCTGATTAGATGCCCTGTCATGACTCTATGAGTGTGTAAAGACTGTGgttgattgacatctccctcACTCCCCTGTTAGTTGACAATTTTCACATGTATTACTCTTATTAGTACAGGGAGTTTGATGTTAGTCCTTTTTATGATCAAAGATACCAAAAAAGTCCTGGATTGACACAAAGAGTGGCTGGTATTAACAGCTGGTAGTTGTGTAGTATTTATGGAGTTGTTTTAGTGGCTCTCACCTTATTTGTTGGCAAATATTTAAAGGGCAACATCCAAACTTTTTTCTCAGATGCAAAATATACAACTTGTTATTTATGTATTCTTGTTGTTATGAGAGCACAATGGAAAGCATTTCTTTTCAGCATTCAACAACTACAGCCCCCACAAAGCTTTGACTGTATACCAATGGCTAAGACTTATGGGATGTGTAGTTGTTCAGCGATAACAacattttaaccaaaatatCACCAAtatttggttaaatattgagGTGCTTGAATTCTATTAGTCAGTGTAGTGGAAGAGAGCCATTTAGCTTTTAATATGGACAGAAAACACCAGGAATATATTTTTAGGTTGTCAAAAAGACTAATGAAAGAAGTCCACCATCAGAAAACCCATTGAGCTAGAAAAATGGGACTTCATATGCTCAGCTATTCATATGAAATGTGTGTAATATACCATTAAGGGTGGAATACTCTCATGTAAAATTACTTATTACTGGGTATTTATGTTGAACATATAAGACCTGAATTGGAAGGCTATTTTTAAAGACTGCCACCCTCTGCTGGCCAAACATACTGCACTATTTTGAAGTCAAGCCCACTGTTCCCGTTCAAGCAGTGACTGAAATGCATGAGGCAATTCCTGAGAATAATGGTTCATTTATTACATACAGTCTCTTCATTATGACAGTAACGTTTATTAGGAGGATTATCTTTACAGCATCCATCAACGACACATCACACTTTGCTCTTGTGGCAGTGTTTTAGAGCATCTTTCAGTGCTGCCAGCACCATGTCAACATTGGACTTGCTGCTGTTACATCCCATCAGTCCCACACGCAGCACctgaaaataccaaaaacatCTAGGATTTAAACTACAAAGTCTATATAAAGTAGAAAGACACTCAGTATTTGTCCATTTACCCTCTTACCAAGCCAACTGATGGTCCAAGACCTCCAGAAATCTCTAAATTATGTGTTTTCATGATGTAGGATGTGATCTCTTTCCAGTCATATCCATGAGGAGCAACAATAGTTGTAACTGTAGGCAGCCTTGCCCTCTGCAACAACCATTAAAGTCAGAGTTAGTACATTTTCTCCCTTTATCATGTTGTATCATGATCATAttctgtttgtattgatgtgtAATTCCACTACAGGTTGTTATAAAGATTACATGTTCGTATTGAAACTTGAAACTCACTTTGTCTTTCACAAAAAGTTTGAGACCCATGCTCTCTAGGCCAGCATGGAAATACTCCACCACTTTTTGATGTCTTTCCCATGAATTCTCCAGACCCTTAGATTtaatacaaaatgtattaaagcaGATAGTcagaacattatttttttttaaaagctattTTTGCACAATCCATATCTTCATTTTGTGTATCTTGtaatttaaaatagttttttgttAGATCTTCAGGCAAAAATCCGACTCTGCAGATCTCATGCCTTATCATGTTCAGCACTAGTTGTATATTAGTACAATAACAATGTCTTGCTACAACAGTCTTCAGCTTATAAAAGTGATTTTGCTTGCATATGTGCTCAGTCTCCAAAGAAAAGCTACTTAATGGCTAATTCATACTGTATTTACTATATGACCTGTTTTGAAGTATTGTTGGCATTGAGGTGGAATAGTATATTGTTGTCACTGCATTACCTAATGCTCTGGACAGCAAAACctaaatatttctttatgaCACATGTCCCACCTCTTCCACAAGGACAGCGAGGCTCTCCCTCAGGGAGTAAAAAGCAGAGACTGGGCCTGTGTGGTGATATCTGTGGAGAGGAAATAGAGTGATATACAGTAATTGTGCAAGTATGGCTAAAAATGAGACCGCTGTTTGAAATGCAATCAGTTCCTCTATGCAGGAAAAAAAGGTCTTACACTCTTGAGGGCTTGCCATCACATCCCCAGTAGTTTGCAAGCCAGCTCAAatccaagaaaaatgacacaggcTTTGTCCTTCGGTTGAATATTTTCTTGCTGTAGACAAATTCAGACTTAAATACACATGTTACACATATTTCAAACTATAACTTACAGGCATGCTAGTTACATTTCTCACCATGCTCTTTCGTTGAAGGAGATGGGTGCTGTACCCGGTGGGGCATTCAGAACCTTTTGAGAGCCTGTATACAGGATGTCTATCTCTGCAAGTACAATCATCCACAAAACAAATCTCTGTTTGGTGTCATCAGCAGATAATGTAACACTGTACagacatatttaatgtttccatCAGCTGCAGCATGCAGCAGAAAAGCTGGAAACATTTGGAAAGATTTAATACTAAACCTTGCTTGTCCATGTACAAAGGTGCTCCTCCTACTGAAGCCACAGAGTCGACAAGGAATAAGCAGTTATACCTGTCGGCACAAATCATAACCCAGCTGTCATGTGTCTGTCGTTTGTTACAGGTGTGATGATGACAAAGACATGAGCGCTGTTTCTTACTTATGGCACAGCTGTCCGATACCATCTAAAGGATGCAAGACTCCTGTAGAGGATTCTCCATGTGCGAGGAAGAACAGCACCGGCCTGTGTTTCGATAAGGCCTGTGATGAAGCAACAATTGATCAAACAGACTGTATTTATAACAGAAATGATTTGAGTAACCTGGTAACTGCAGTGTCAGGAAACATCACCTGCTCAATTTCTTCATTAGTGAAGAAGCCACCGGGAGGCGCCACAATGGTATTTACTCTGGCACCTGTTGGAT
Encoded proteins:
- the agxta gene encoding alanine--glyoxylate and serine--pyruvate aminotransferase a, which encodes MSSLSVAPPKCLQTPLAVPHRHMFGPGPSNVPSRILQAGANPVIGHMHPEIFEIMSDIKSGIQYMFQTQNSMTLAVSGTGHTAMECAIFNTVEPGESVLTAVNGIWGERAAEMAERIGARVNTIVAPPGGFFTNEEIEQALSKHRPVLFFLAHGESSTGVLHPLDGIGQLCHKYNCLFLVDSVASVGGAPLYMDKQEIDILYTGSQKVLNAPPGTAPISFNERACKKIFNRRTKPVSFFLDLSWLANYWGCDGKPSRVYHHTGPVSAFYSLRESLAVLVEEGLENSWERHQKVVEYFHAGLESMGLKLFVKDKRARLPTVTTIVAPHGYDWKEITSYIMKTHNLEISGGLGPSVGLVLRVGLMGCNSSKSNVDMVLAALKDALKHCHKSKV